The DNA segment CGAGGGTGACGTTGCTCACAGTGGGGTGACCCTCGATCCAGTCGAGCAACGTCTCGACCAGCCCCGGATCGACTTCGCGCAGGGCGGCGTAGTAGGCGAGGGCGGGGCTGAGGTACTTGTGATAGGTCTCGGCCTCGGGGTTGCGCAGCTCGTCGCTCAGCTCGGCGTTCTCGAGGATGCGGTCGAACAGTGGCGCCAGTCCGCCGTTCTCGTGGCCGTGCTGGTTGGGGTAGCGCAGCGATCGCACGATGGAGCGGTACACGCGCTTGGGCATCGAGGGGGGCACCTCGCGGGCGTCGAGGGTGATGCGGGCCGTGATGAAGTTGCGCGAGAGGGCCAGCTCTTCGACCCATTCGAGATGATGGGTCTTGCCCGTGCCGTAGTCGCCCATGATCACGCGAAAGGCGCCCCCATCGCGGGTGGCGTCGAGGTCTTCGGCCACCATGGCCATCTCGGCCGCGCGCCCCACGGTGTAGGTCTCGATGAGGTGGCGCGGCACCACGCCCAGGCGTAGCGCCTCGACCGCGTGCAGCGCCTGGGCCTCGGTGAGGTCGTGGGGCACGTGCACCGGCGTCTCGATATCGTCTGACAGCAGCGCGACCGTCTTCTTCTTCTTCGGACGCGGGGTCTTGTCGCCGCCGCCGGTCTGGGCCAGGGCGAGGGCCGAGATCACCGCCTGCATGCCGGCCGGCTCGGTGGCCGTCTCGAGCTCGGCGGCCACCACCAGCCACGCCACCGTGGGCTTGCTGTCGAAGCACACACGCACCACGCGCCCGCCCCGCTGAACCTCGAGCACCGAGCCCGGTCCCAGGAACGGGTGCTTGACGCGCGCACCGACCGTGAAGGTCGTGGAGACCTTTCTCATGCGTCGATGAAGGCGCTGTTCGCGCCGTCGAGGGCGGCCGCGCCATCGGCCAGCATGTGCTCGAACTCCTCGAGCAGCAGGGCGCGCTCCTCGCCGCGTCGCTGGCGGAAGAGCAGATCGATGAAGGTCTTCACGAACAGGCGGCGATGCCCGATCTCGAACGAGAAGTCGGCGCAGGTGCGGGCAAGCCCGGCGAGGTTCTTCTTCTGTACCTCACGATCGCTCTTCCACCCTTCGGCCACCTCGAACACGTCGAGCAGCTTCTCGCCGATGCGCACCAGCAGGGTGGTGAAGTCGAGATCGAGGTGCTCGAGATCGATGACGGGCGCCTGCGGGCTGCGCTCACCCATGGGAATGGGCGACTTCAGCCGCTGATCGAGGGCGGGGTAGTCGGGCACCACGTTGCGCAGGAACTCGGGCGGCACCGCGTACAGGAAGAGCACGCCCGGCAGCAGCGCCGAGCCGCACAGATCGACCACCTGCCGGAGGTTGTCGCCCAGGGCTTGAATCTTCGACCGGGTGAACGACATCTGCCGGTCGACCTCGTCGAAGAGCAGCACGCAGCCGGGGAACCCATACTCGGAGAGCAGCTGGCACATCGAGCGCAGCATGGTGAAGGCGTTGCCCTTCTCGATGGCTTCGAAGATGCCCAGCTCGCGCACCTCGCCCCGCTTGATGGGGTCGCCGCGCAGCCACGCCTCGAGCACGGCCTCGCGCTCGATCTCACCGAAGGCGTACGACCGCATGAACTCGGCCGCCGCGCGCCGGAACGAGTGGCTGTCGACCGCCACGCGCAGCGCGGTCTGCTGGATCCATTTCTTGAAGGCTTCGTCGCCCAGCGCCTCTCTGCGGTCATCGGCCACGTCGCGCAGGATGTCGGTGAGGCCGCGCGACGGGCGCGCGCCTTCGGCGCGGGGTGGCGTGGTGAGCGCCATGGCCACGGCGCGGTAGACCTTCACCGCGTCGTCGTACGGGCACTCTTGCGGGCTCAGTGACACGATGGCCGTAGGGAAGCCCTCGTCGAAGGCCAGGTCGCGCACGCAGTAGAGGAAGTGTGTCTTGCCGCCCCCGTAGTAGCCCTGCACGAGCTTGAAGCCGGAGCCGCCCGCGCCCTTGAGCAGACGGCGCAGGTACTCGTCGCGCAAGATGCGCAGGTACGTCTCGTTGCCCACGTTCACATACTGGATGCCGCGGTCGGGGGGCTGTCCGGCTTCCCCCATGCGGTGCACGATGTGCGAGGCGAGTGCGGGGCTGAGGTTCTGGGTGTCCAAAGTGGAGTCTCCTTGGGGGGCGATCATGATGGTTTCGACGTGACGCGGGTCTTGCCTCCCCCCGTGGCTGCGCGTACCGCGCGTGAGACGGCGGGAGGCGCGTGATTGTTGCACCCCTGCTTCGCGGAGGAGCAGCCGTGTGCGTGTGGAAGCCCGCATCTGCATGAGCGACGCGCGGTTCTCGGGAGGGGCCGAATCCCCCCCACCCACACGCAGCCTTCGGGTTCTGCTGGCGGAAGACGACCCTGCCAGTCAGGAGCTGGCCCTGTTCCTCCTGCGCTCGCGGGGGCACGAGGTGGTGATGTTCGACAATGGCCGCGATGCCCTCGATGCGTGGGTGCGGGGGGCCTTCGACGTGGTGCTGCTCGACGTGCACATGCCGGTGATGGATGGGGTCGAGACCGTGCGCGAGCTGCGCCGGCTCGAGCTGGGCAAAGGCAAGACCCGCGTGGTGGCGCTCACGGCGAGCAGCCACCCAGATGAGCTCGACCGCCTGCTCACCTACGGCTTCGATCGCGTTCTCACCAAGCCGCTTCGATTTCACGAGCTCTTCGGCGAGCTCGAGACCTTGGGAGAAGAAGTACAGCCATGAACTGGCGCACCTATCTCTGGCCGTTCACGGTTCCTCTGGTCTGCGCACTGCAGCTCGTGCTCGGCGAACGCTTCGCGTTTGCCACCACGGTGTTCGTGTTCGGCGTGATCCCCCTCATCGATGCGCTGCTGCCGGCTGATACCGTGAACATCGAGCCCCGCGATGAGGAGCGGGTCACGGCAAGCGCCGCGTTTCGCCGTCTGCTGTACGCGGCCATCCTCGCCGACACGGCTGTGCTCGCGCTTGGCCTGACGCAGGCGCATCGGTTCGGGGCTGTCGAGATGATTGGCGCGGCGCTGGGCGTCGGCCTCGTGACGGGTGGGGTGGGCATCACCGTGGCCCACGAGCTGCTGCACAAGACCCGCCGAACAGAGCGCTTCTTCGCGCATCTGGCCCTGGTCGAGGTCGGTTATCTGC comes from the Pseudomonadota bacterium genome and includes:
- a CDS encoding response regulator; translation: MEARICMSDARFSGGAESPPPTRSLRVLLAEDDPASQELALFLLRSRGHEVVMFDNGRDALDAWVRGAFDVVLLDVHMPVMDGVETVRELRRLELGKGKTRVVALTASSHPDELDRLLTYGFDRVLTKPLRFHELFGELETLGEEVQP